Proteins encoded within one genomic window of Lysinibacillus sphaericus:
- a CDS encoding two-component system regulatory protein YycI: MDWNRTKSIFIVVFLILNIFLYSLYVNRYNEAQSVEVTGEKTIDARLKEDNITYGILPNNVETATFITGKVHTFTAADFTNPNHRVNNLDAKLEGKEAHVILVNPVKLRNVNDDASFTEFVQANIKEGSSYGLWKVNREERVAIFFQKTNNRMLYYNKSGLLKIQWNANDEVTMYEQTMLDNIEEVEQQQSVLPPIQVVQALYAKGLLKPDSHVDKMQLGYSTLVYLTQTQVLLPTWEVRVKLEDGEMEEYFVDAVEGKIIEIQEDKQEVEEEDWGV; this comes from the coding sequence ATGGATTGGAATAGAACAAAATCCATTTTTATAGTTGTCTTTTTAATATTAAATATATTCTTATATTCATTGTATGTTAATCGTTACAATGAGGCGCAAAGTGTTGAAGTAACAGGTGAGAAAACGATAGATGCTCGATTGAAAGAGGATAATATTACGTATGGTATACTGCCGAATAATGTGGAAACAGCTACCTTTATTACTGGTAAAGTCCACACTTTTACGGCTGCTGATTTTACCAATCCTAATCATCGCGTAAATAATTTAGATGCAAAATTAGAAGGAAAAGAGGCGCATGTCATTCTCGTAAATCCAGTAAAATTACGAAATGTTAATGATGATGCCAGTTTCACAGAATTTGTGCAAGCAAATATTAAAGAAGGCAGTTCCTATGGATTATGGAAGGTTAATCGTGAAGAGCGTGTAGCCATCTTCTTTCAAAAAACAAATAACCGAATGCTCTATTACAATAAGAGTGGGCTGTTAAAAATACAATGGAATGCCAACGATGAAGTAACGATGTATGAACAAACGATGCTAGACAATATTGAGGAAGTGGAGCAACAACAAAGTGTGCTACCGCCAATTCAAGTGGTGCAAGCATTATACGCAAAAGGGCTTTTAAAGCCAGATTCACATGTTGACAAGATGCAGCTAGGCTATTCCACACTTGTCTATTTAACGCAAACACAAGTACTATTGCCAACATGGGAAGTACGAGTGAAATTAGAAGACGGTGAAATGGAAGAGTATTTTGTTGATGCTGTGGAAGGTAAGATTATTGAAATTCAAGAAGACAAGCAAGAGGTTGAAGAAGAAGACTGGGGAGTTTAA
- a CDS encoding M23 family metallopeptidase: MSSSCNKKEESNRFTYNFSSFKKVSIIAVLMASFTISAGFTKENNHKETLNKIYHVYVENEYMGAVSDDKAVQEIIASKEQQASNQYKDLLIDANSVVKIIPEQVFSNETKDAETLAKLEQSLVAQSPAFALLVDNKPITFLKDAKAYEETIRLLKLQYVSQPALDDLLANQQSINELPALQSGESRLLNIAFKQGVSGVTQKVNPNAIVSPEEAVKYLMTGSLEQKEYKIQSGDVLGAVAKKHNLTTAELVELNPGLTVDTVLQIGQALNVTVAKPFVTIEVKQEKTVTDTIPFKKIMKEDPTMYKGESVIKQQGVNGKKETSYLITTENGTRTSKVALEEKVLQQPVDHIEVVGTKVISSRGTGEFVWPTVGGYVSSVMGQRWGDIHRGIDIARPSNYNILASDNGVVVAAGVSGTYGNRIVINHKNGYTTLYGHLSSIKVSVGQVVEKGSVIGIMGSTGNSTGTHLHFEVEKNGELVNPLSYVGQ; encoded by the coding sequence ATGAGTTCGTCTTGTAATAAAAAAGAAGAAAGCAATCGATTCACCTACAATTTTTCTTCTTTTAAAAAAGTGTCAATTATTGCGGTACTAATGGCTAGTTTCACAATAAGCGCAGGCTTTACAAAAGAAAATAATCATAAAGAAACACTAAATAAAATATATCATGTATATGTAGAAAATGAATATATGGGTGCTGTATCTGATGACAAAGCTGTTCAAGAAATAATTGCATCGAAAGAACAGCAAGCAAGTAATCAGTATAAAGACTTATTAATCGATGCTAACTCGGTTGTGAAAATAATACCAGAGCAAGTGTTTAGTAATGAAACAAAGGATGCAGAAACTTTGGCAAAATTAGAGCAATCATTAGTTGCACAATCACCTGCCTTTGCATTACTAGTAGATAATAAGCCAATCACCTTTTTAAAAGATGCGAAAGCCTATGAAGAAACAATTCGCTTATTAAAGCTACAATATGTTTCTCAACCAGCGTTAGATGATTTACTTGCTAACCAACAATCTATAAATGAATTACCAGCTTTACAGTCTGGTGAATCACGCCTGTTAAATATTGCGTTTAAACAAGGTGTTTCAGGTGTAACACAAAAAGTAAATCCTAATGCCATTGTATCGCCTGAAGAGGCAGTGAAATACTTAATGACAGGATCCCTTGAGCAAAAAGAATATAAAATTCAATCAGGGGATGTATTAGGAGCAGTCGCTAAAAAACATAATTTAACAACTGCTGAATTAGTTGAATTAAATCCTGGTCTGACAGTAGATACCGTGTTACAAATAGGACAAGCACTAAATGTTACGGTTGCAAAACCATTTGTAACTATTGAAGTAAAACAAGAAAAGACCGTTACAGATACAATTCCATTTAAAAAAATAATGAAAGAAGACCCTACAATGTACAAAGGGGAGTCCGTTATAAAACAACAAGGCGTTAACGGGAAAAAGGAAACCTCTTACTTAATCACGACTGAAAATGGCACACGTACCTCTAAAGTAGCTTTAGAAGAAAAAGTGTTACAACAACCAGTGGATCATATTGAAGTAGTAGGGACAAAAGTAATCTCGTCTCGTGGAACGGGTGAGTTTGTTTGGCCAACAGTCGGAGGCTATGTATCTAGTGTTATGGGACAACGTTGGGGTGATATCCATCGCGGAATCGACATTGCTCGTCCTAGTAACTACAATATACTAGCTTCAGATAATGGTGTAGTAGTAGCTGCTGGCGTTTCGGGTACCTATGGTAATCGCATTGTTATCAATCATAAAAACGGCTATACAACGCTTTATGGACACTTATCTTCTATAAAGGTTAGCGTTGGGCAGGTTGTTGAAAAAGGTTCTGTTATTGGAATTATGGGCTCTACAGGAAATTCAACAGGTACACATTTACACTTTGAAGTTGAGAAAAATGGTGAGCTGGTCAATCCTTTATCATATGTAGGTCAGTAA
- a CDS encoding IS3 family transposase (programmed frameshift): MGTRVSYPYEVKMKAIKMRLAGVPVKQILLELNIRHKTQVETWVRWYRNGEVNRLKQPVGKQYIFNKGPEPDNEQTKLALENRYLKQQIEVPKKVRRVGEEVVGEVAVQLVASLRSMMSVKDICKHFGIARSTYYRWKQASTDARSRQAIERRIGELCRANKFRYGYRKITALLRQEMCVNHKVVQRIMQKYGWQCRVKVKKRKRTGQPYAIAANLLNRDFEATAPLQKLVTDITYLPFGQKQLYLSSIQDLYNGEIIAYSIGDCQDTDFVLDTLAQLHHLPEGCTLHSDQGAVYTSYDYQQAVKAKGITMSMSRKGTPADNAPIESFHSVLKSETFYLDNLNSTTTAIVEQTVKDYINYYNNNRIQTKLNNQSPVQYRQLVG, encoded by the exons ATGGGAACAAGAGTGAGTTATCCCTATGAAGTAAAAATGAAAGCGATTAAGATGCGATTAGCGGGTGTACCTGTCAAACAGATTCTATTGGAATTAAATATACGCCATAAAACACAGGTCGAAACATGGGTGCGTTGGTATAGAAATGGTGAAGTCAATCGTTTGAAACAACCTGTAGGCAAACAATATATCTTTAATAAGGGTCCTGAACCGGACAATGAACAAACGAAATTAGCATTGGAAAACCGTTATTTAAAGCAACAAATTGAGGTGC CTAAAAAAGTACGCAGAGTTGGAGAGGAAGTGGTTGGAGAAGTAGCAGTACAGTTAGTTGCGTCACTAAGAAGCATGATGTCTGTAAAGGACATTTGTAAACACTTTGGGATTGCACGATCTACCTACTATCGTTGGAAACAGGCATCAACCGATGCAAGGTCTCGTCAAGCAATAGAGAGACGTATCGGTGAACTCTGTCGAGCAAATAAATTTCGCTATGGCTACAGAAAAATTACAGCACTCTTACGTCAAGAAATGTGCGTCAATCATAAAGTGGTTCAACGTATCATGCAAAAATATGGTTGGCAATGTCGCGTGAAAGTGAAAAAACGGAAACGAACAGGACAACCTTATGCAATCGCAGCAAATTTATTAAATCGCGATTTTGAAGCCACCGCACCGTTACAGAAGCTCGTAACTGATATTACTTACTTGCCATTTGGTCAAAAACAGTTGTATCTTTCAAGTATTCAAGATTTATATAATGGTGAAATTATTGCCTATTCGATTGGAGACTGCCAAGATACTGATTTTGTGCTGGATACATTAGCTCAACTTCATCATTTGCCCGAAGGGTGTACGTTGCACAGTGACCAAGGGGCGGTATACACATCGTATGATTATCAACAGGCCGTAAAAGCAAAAGGCATTACCATGAGCATGTCCCGTAAAGGTACGCCCGCTGATAATGCCCCAATCGAATCGTTTCATTCTGTGTTAAAGTCTGAAACATTCTACTTAGACAATTTGAACAGTACTACGACGGCCATCGTAGAACAAACTGTCAAAGACTATATAAACTATTATAACAATAACCGAATTCAAACGAAACTAAACAACCAGTCGCCGGTTCAATACCGACAACTGGTTGGGTAA
- a CDS encoding YitT family protein yields the protein MVAIGAIIMALGLELFLVPNHIMDGGIVGVSIITSHLLSLPLGIFIFVLNLPFIFLGYKQIGKTFALSTGLGITVLSVTTIFLHNLEPFTTDTLLATVFGGMILGIGVGIVIRYGGSLDGTEILAILFNRKSPFSVGEIIMFFNVLIFTIAGFVFTWEQAMYSIIAYYIAYKMIDIVIQGMEESKSVYIISDEIEEIGQTIMDRLGRGVTFLHGEGAYTGNDKKVIFTVITRLEESKLKTIVAEIDDHAFLAIGNIAEVKGGRFKKKDIH from the coding sequence ATGGTTGCCATAGGTGCTATCATTATGGCATTAGGACTAGAGCTATTTTTAGTACCCAACCACATTATGGACGGAGGAATCGTTGGTGTTTCCATTATTACCTCGCATTTATTAAGCTTACCCCTAGGTATTTTCATCTTCGTTTTAAACTTACCTTTTATCTTTTTAGGCTATAAACAGATTGGTAAAACATTTGCACTTTCTACAGGGCTTGGCATCACAGTGCTCTCCGTAACCACAATCTTCTTACATAATCTTGAACCATTTACAACAGACACTTTACTTGCGACAGTTTTTGGTGGCATGATTTTAGGTATTGGTGTCGGTATCGTTATACGTTACGGTGGTTCTTTAGATGGAACTGAAATTTTAGCCATTTTATTTAATAGAAAATCTCCATTCTCAGTCGGAGAGATTATTATGTTCTTCAATGTACTGATTTTTACCATTGCAGGTTTTGTTTTCACATGGGAGCAAGCTATGTACTCTATCATTGCCTATTATATAGCCTATAAAATGATTGATATTGTTATACAAGGGATGGAAGAGTCAAAATCTGTTTATATTATCAGTGATGAAATTGAAGAAATTGGTCAAACTATTATGGATCGACTTGGTCGTGGGGTTACTTTTCTTCACGGGGAGGGGGCCTACACAGGCAACGACAAAAAAGTTATTTTTACCGTTATTACACGCTTGGAAGAATCAAAATTGAAAACAATTGTTGCGGAAATAGACGACCATGCATTCCTTGCAATAGGGAATATTGCAGAAGTTAAAGGTGGCCGCTTCAAGAAGAAGGATATTCACTAA
- a CDS encoding YycH family regulatory protein, whose amino-acid sequence MKYIEPVKSIVLFLLVMLSVVLTFIIWTYTPDYNVIEQTEGKEILIGTQKKIEDVIKPYKTLYSSDEELTGTVSNGVMKDIMNIFHGWNILDLVRVNNNISPENVNEMIRANNRMTVFFAGEIPFSELGTIFNFGEKELPETTFNRIIIDWTNYANKEVQMYFISSSNKTLLRSHVSITNANQFAKDIIEPSKLHSTYKEVERDGYTSLYVPNDTIESVKYTYYMNELSPELFKNVLFSEPNVVQRNVESATFEKYTDGLSLMTVDTRFKSLTYVYPAAESSERIEPSKLFRDSFEFINEHGGFTTDYRYVSSNPSKNQIEYQLYLQGFPVYSDQATTRITTVWGDTRIFRYKRPYFSLDISEKEIKELPSGTEIVEKIHKLNNIVLSDIDEIAVGYYLTQDENLRLFTLEPSWFVIRNGSWVLLTPEMLGGVKNGLE is encoded by the coding sequence ATGAAATATATAGAACCGGTAAAATCCATTGTTTTATTTCTACTCGTTATGCTAAGTGTAGTACTAACCTTTATTATCTGGACATATACGCCTGATTACAACGTAATTGAGCAAACTGAAGGTAAGGAAATTTTAATTGGAACACAAAAGAAAATAGAAGATGTTATTAAGCCGTATAAAACTCTTTATAGCAGTGATGAAGAATTAACAGGTACTGTATCAAACGGCGTCATGAAAGATATTATGAATATCTTTCATGGTTGGAACATCCTAGACCTAGTTCGAGTGAACAATAATATTTCACCAGAAAATGTTAATGAGATGATACGTGCTAATAACCGTATGACTGTATTTTTTGCTGGGGAAATTCCATTTTCAGAGCTAGGTACAATTTTTAACTTTGGTGAAAAAGAGTTACCAGAGACAACGTTTAATCGCATTATAATCGATTGGACAAATTACGCTAACAAAGAAGTACAAATGTATTTCATTAGTAGCTCTAACAAAACTCTGTTACGCTCACATGTAAGTATTACAAATGCCAATCAATTTGCAAAAGATATTATTGAACCATCTAAACTGCATAGTACGTATAAAGAAGTGGAACGAGATGGCTATACGTCGCTTTACGTGCCAAATGATACAATTGAATCCGTAAAATATACGTATTATATGAATGAACTTTCACCTGAATTATTTAAAAATGTCTTATTTTCTGAGCCAAACGTTGTACAGCGTAATGTAGAAAGTGCGACATTTGAAAAATATACCGATGGCTTGTCTCTTATGACTGTGGATACAAGGTTTAAATCATTGACTTATGTATATCCAGCGGCAGAAAGTAGTGAACGCATAGAGCCATCGAAACTCTTCCGTGATAGTTTTGAATTTATCAATGAGCACGGAGGCTTTACAACAGATTACCGCTATGTATCAAGCAATCCAAGTAAAAATCAAATCGAGTACCAGCTGTATTTACAAGGTTTCCCTGTCTATAGTGATCAAGCAACAACTCGTATAACAACGGTATGGGGAGATACCCGCATTTTCCGCTATAAACGCCCTTACTTCTCTTTAGACATATCGGAAAAAGAGATTAAAGAACTGCCATCTGGTACAGAGATCGTTGAAAAAATTCATAAACTTAATAATATTGTATTATCAGATATCGATGAAATTGCTGTTGGGTATTATTTAACACAAGATGAAAATTTAAGATTATTTACATTAGAACCAAGCTGGTTTGTTATTCGCAATGGTTCATGGGTTTTACTGACACCTGAAATGCTTGGGGGTGTAAAAAATGGATTGGAATAG
- the walK gene encoding cell wall metabolism sensor histidine kinase WalK — protein sequence MQKVSFFKSIHVKLVLIYILLIMLALQIIGIYFAKQLEENLKSNFQESIFQRVDLMQYSIREEILKERDESMPSLEESLKSIVKEFSTGLKDVSTGDILEIRVIDSRQRILATSEVDNQNLIGQRSNTDLVRRAISAETLFDLIKLDNKTRNRVWVLATPIRDGAGPDDEIIGVLYIEANIESVFEQMSDINRIFLGGTAVSLVVTIFLGILVARTITQPIADMRKQAQAMAKGNFSRKVRVYGTDEIGQLATTFNHLTNRLQESQSTTEAERRKLHSVLSNMTDGVIATDRKGRIILINDPALELLHISRDITLGRPIASVLGIDQEYSFEDLIHMNDAVNLDFSTSEAPYILRANFSVIQKETGFINGLITVLHDITEQEKIEMERREFVSNVSHELRTPLTTMRSYLEALIDGAWKDENIAPTFLNVTQTETERMIRLVNDLLQLSRMDSSNYKLNTDIVLFNSFFNRIIDRFEMSKSENVTFERLLPETSYYVEIDTDKVTQVIDNVISNAIKYSPDGGSVRFGFTVQGDTLKVMISDDGMGIPKENVGRIFDRFYRVDRARARSMGGTGLGLAIAREMIEAHGGKIWAESEEGYGTTVFFTLPFELDDFDEAGEWE from the coding sequence ATGCAGAAAGTAAGCTTCTTTAAATCAATTCATGTCAAGCTTGTACTAATTTATATTTTGTTGATTATGTTGGCGTTACAAATTATAGGCATCTATTTTGCAAAGCAACTAGAGGAAAATTTGAAAAGTAATTTTCAAGAGTCTATTTTTCAGCGTGTAGATTTGATGCAATATAGCATTCGTGAAGAAATTTTAAAAGAACGCGATGAAAGTATGCCTTCACTTGAGGAAAGTTTGAAATCCATTGTAAAAGAATTTTCCACAGGGTTGAAGGATGTTTCGACAGGCGATATTTTAGAAATTCGCGTAATTGATAGTAGACAGCGTATACTTGCAACTTCAGAAGTAGATAATCAAAATTTAATAGGACAACGTTCGAATACAGACCTTGTCCGTCGAGCAATATCAGCCGAAACACTATTTGATCTGATAAAATTGGACAATAAAACGAGAAATCGAGTATGGGTGTTGGCAACGCCAATTCGTGATGGCGCTGGACCTGATGATGAAATTATCGGGGTGCTATACATTGAAGCAAATATTGAATCTGTTTTTGAGCAGATGAGTGATATTAACCGTATTTTCCTAGGGGGTACCGCTGTATCATTAGTGGTTACTATTTTCTTAGGCATTTTAGTAGCGCGTACTATTACGCAACCGATTGCTGATATGCGTAAACAAGCACAAGCCATGGCGAAAGGGAACTTTTCTCGTAAAGTACGAGTCTATGGAACTGACGAGATTGGCCAACTGGCTACTACATTTAACCACTTAACCAATCGATTGCAAGAGTCTCAATCGACGACAGAGGCTGAACGAAGGAAACTCCATTCGGTCCTTAGTAATATGACCGATGGTGTAATTGCAACAGACCGTAAAGGACGCATTATTCTTATTAATGATCCAGCCTTAGAGTTATTGCATATTTCGAGGGATATCACATTGGGACGTCCAATCGCTTCGGTGTTAGGCATCGACCAAGAATATAGCTTTGAGGATTTAATCCATATGAATGATGCCGTCAATTTGGATTTTAGCACATCAGAGGCACCGTATATTTTACGTGCCAATTTCTCGGTAATTCAAAAAGAAACAGGGTTTATTAATGGGTTAATTACTGTACTTCATGATATTACGGAGCAGGAAAAGATTGAAATGGAGCGTAGAGAGTTTGTATCGAATGTCTCACACGAACTTCGTACACCATTAACAACGATGCGTAGTTACCTTGAGGCATTAATTGATGGGGCTTGGAAAGACGAAAATATAGCACCTACATTTTTAAATGTTACGCAAACAGAGACAGAGCGAATGATTCGTTTAGTGAATGATTTACTACAATTATCACGAATGGATAGTAGTAATTACAAATTGAACACAGATATTGTGTTATTTAATTCATTCTTTAATCGGATTATCGATCGCTTTGAAATGTCTAAATCAGAAAATGTAACATTTGAACGATTACTTCCAGAGACATCCTATTACGTTGAAATTGATACGGATAAGGTGACGCAAGTAATTGATAATGTGATCTCAAATGCAATAAAATATTCTCCAGATGGGGGTAGTGTACGTTTTGGTTTTACTGTCCAAGGAGATACACTGAAGGTCATGATTTCGGATGATGGCATGGGCATTCCAAAAGAAAATGTAGGGCGTATTTTTGATCGTTTTTATCGCGTGGATCGCGCCCGTGCACGCTCTATGGGTGGTACAGGTCTTGGGCTAGCGATTGCGCGAGAAATGATTGAAGCACATGGTGGGAAGATTTGGGCTGAAAGTGAAGAGGGATATGGGACAACCGTTTTCTTCACATTACCATTTGAATTAGACGATTTTGACGAGGCAGGTGAGTGGGAATGA
- a CDS encoding MBL fold metallo-hydrolase, with protein MRFSVLASGSTGNSIYVENDNHAFIVDAGLSGKKMEQLFTKIDRNMKQLSGILVTHEHSDHIKGIGVLARKYNVPVYANAKTWQAMDGLVGDIPLEQRFEFEMETVKHFGSLAIESFAVSHDAADPMFYSFHENGRKLVVITDTGYVSDRMKGIIRGADSFVFESNHDVNMLQMGRYPWSIKRRILSDVGHVSNEDAAIAMSEVVFEKPTNIYLAHLSKDNNMKELARMSVTQTLQSCGIIAGEFVHLVDTDAEEPTKLVTV; from the coding sequence ATGCGATTTAGTGTTTTAGCAAGTGGTAGTACAGGCAATTCGATTTATGTAGAGAACGATAATCATGCATTTATTGTCGATGCTGGCTTAAGTGGCAAAAAGATGGAGCAGCTCTTCACAAAAATCGATCGCAATATGAAACAGCTAAGTGGCATTTTAGTTACACATGAGCACAGTGATCATATTAAAGGAATTGGTGTCTTGGCTCGGAAATACAATGTACCGGTATATGCAAATGCTAAAACGTGGCAAGCAATGGATGGACTCGTTGGAGATATTCCGCTAGAGCAACGTTTTGAGTTTGAAATGGAGACGGTGAAGCATTTTGGCTCTTTAGCTATAGAATCTTTTGCTGTTTCACATGATGCAGCAGATCCGATGTTTTATTCATTTCATGAAAATGGTCGTAAACTCGTGGTTATTACCGATACAGGCTATGTTAGTGATCGTATGAAGGGCATTATCCGTGGCGCAGATTCCTTCGTGTTTGAAAGTAATCATGATGTCAATATGCTACAAATGGGTCGCTATCCGTGGTCTATAAAACGTCGTATTTTGAGTGATGTAGGACACGTATCGAACGAAGATGCTGCTATTGCAATGAGCGAGGTAGTATTTGAAAAGCCAACGAATATTTATTTAGCTCATTTAAGTAAAGATAATAATATGAAAGAGCTTGCGCGTATGAGTGTGACACAAACGTTGCAATCTTGCGGGATTATCGCAGGTGAGTTTGTTCATTTAGTAGATACGGATGCAGAGGAGCCAACAAAGCTAGTAACGGTTTAA
- the yycF gene encoding response regulator YycF yields MSKTILVVDDEKPIADILQFNLIKEGYKVICAYDGDEALEKVEEEQPDLMLLDIMLPKRDGMEVCREIRKKYDFPIIMLTAKGSEIDKVLGLEMGADDYVTKPFSTRELIARVKANMRRLQVVAPAAEEEEETSNEIVVGSLVIQPDAYQVMKRDEAIELTHREFELLHYLGKHIGQVMTREHLLQTVWGYDYFGDVRTVDVTIRRLREKIEDNPSHPAWIVTRRGVGYYLRNPEQE; encoded by the coding sequence ATGAGTAAAACAATTTTAGTTGTTGACGATGAGAAACCAATCGCAGATATTTTACAGTTTAATTTAATTAAAGAAGGCTACAAAGTAATTTGTGCGTATGATGGAGATGAGGCATTAGAAAAGGTTGAGGAAGAGCAGCCAGATTTAATGCTGTTAGATATAATGTTACCAAAAAGAGATGGTATGGAAGTTTGTAGAGAAATTCGAAAAAAATACGATTTCCCTATTATTATGTTAACCGCTAAAGGCTCAGAGATTGATAAAGTATTAGGGTTAGAAATGGGTGCGGATGATTACGTAACGAAGCCCTTTAGTACTCGTGAGTTAATCGCGCGTGTGAAAGCGAATATGCGTCGCCTTCAAGTAGTAGCTCCTGCAGCAGAGGAAGAAGAGGAAACATCCAATGAGATTGTAGTAGGCTCTCTTGTTATTCAACCTGACGCTTATCAGGTGATGAAGCGCGATGAAGCAATTGAATTAACACATCGTGAGTTTGAATTGCTACATTATTTAGGAAAACATATTGGACAAGTGATGACGCGTGAGCATCTTTTACAAACTGTATGGGGTTACGATTATTTCGGAGACGTACGTACAGTCGATGTAACGATTCGTCGCCTTCGTGAAAAGATCGAAGATAATCCAAGTCATCCGGCATGGATTGTCACTAGACGTGGCGTAGGGTATTATTTACGAAATCCTGAACAGGAGTAA
- a CDS encoding adenylosuccinate synthase: protein MTSVVVVGTQWGDEGKGKITDFLSQKADAIARFAGGDNAGHTIKINGETYKLHLIPSGIFYKEKTSVMGNGMVVNPKSLVTELKGLQERGINTENLRISNRAHVILPYHIKQDIADEESRGDNKIGTTCKGIGPCYQDKVARIGIRMADLLDKEVFEEKLRHNLAIKNKLFEKFYEVEGVTFEEIFEEYYGYGQEIAKYVTDTSKILNDVLDEGGRVLFEGAQGILLDVDQGTYPFVTSSNPVAGGVAIGAGIGPSKVSSVIGVCKAYTSRVGDGPFPTELFDEVGQQIREVGREYGTTTGRPRRVGWFDTVVVRHSRRVSGITHLALNSIDVLSGLDTVKICTAYKYKDETITEYPANLHIIEQCEPIYEELPGWSEDVTGCRTLEELPENARRYVERVSELTGIQIATFSVGPGREQTNVLVDIWEA, encoded by the coding sequence ATGACATCAGTTGTAGTTGTAGGAACACAGTGGGGAGACGAAGGTAAAGGTAAAATTACAGATTTCCTTTCACAAAAGGCAGATGCTATTGCCCGCTTTGCAGGTGGCGATAACGCTGGACATACCATTAAAATTAATGGTGAAACATATAAGTTACATTTAATCCCATCAGGTATTTTCTACAAAGAAAAAACATCTGTAATGGGAAATGGGATGGTTGTTAACCCAAAATCACTTGTAACAGAATTAAAAGGACTGCAGGAACGAGGCATCAATACAGAAAATCTTCGAATTTCAAATCGTGCCCATGTCATTTTACCATATCATATTAAACAAGATATCGCAGATGAAGAAAGCCGTGGCGATAACAAAATCGGTACAACTTGTAAAGGTATCGGACCTTGCTATCAAGATAAAGTAGCACGTATCGGTATCCGTATGGCTGATTTATTAGATAAAGAAGTATTTGAAGAAAAACTACGTCATAATTTAGCAATTAAAAATAAGTTGTTCGAGAAATTTTATGAAGTGGAAGGTGTAACATTCGAAGAAATCTTCGAAGAATATTACGGTTATGGACAAGAAATCGCAAAATATGTTACAGATACTTCAAAAATTTTAAATGATGTATTAGATGAAGGTGGCAGAGTATTATTTGAAGGGGCACAAGGTATTTTACTTGATGTCGATCAAGGGACTTATCCATTTGTTACTTCTTCAAACCCTGTTGCTGGTGGTGTAGCGATTGGTGCAGGTATTGGCCCATCAAAAGTTTCAAGTGTTATTGGAGTATGTAAAGCCTATACATCACGTGTAGGAGATGGCCCATTCCCAACTGAATTATTTGACGAAGTTGGTCAGCAAATTCGTGAAGTAGGTCGCGAATATGGTACAACGACTGGACGCCCTCGTCGTGTAGGCTGGTTTGATACAGTTGTCGTTCGCCATTCACGCCGTGTAAGTGGTATTACGCATTTAGCATTAAATTCAATTGATGTTTTATCAGGTTTAGACACTGTAAAAATCTGTACAGCTTATAAATATAAAGATGAAACAATTACAGAGTACCCAGCAAATCTTCATATTATTGAACAATGTGAACCTATTTATGAGGAGCTTCCAGGCTGGTCAGAAGATGTTACAGGCTGCCGCACATTAGAAGAGTTACCAGAGAATGCACGACGCTATGTAGAACGTGTAAGTGAATTAACGGGCATTCAAATTGCTACCTTCTCTGTCGGTCCTGGTCGTGAACAAACAAATGTATTAGTAGACATTTGGGAAGCATAA